One Phaseolus vulgaris cultivar G19833 chromosome 2, P. vulgaris v2.0, whole genome shotgun sequence DNA window includes the following coding sequences:
- the LOC137813061 gene encoding U-box domain-containing protein 21-like, whose product MVVGWRRLRRGKKNKEKKEEKVEEEVVTPNHFQCPISLELMKDPVTLCTGITYDRQSIETWFDQGRFTCPLTNHLLSNFDLIPNHTLRIIIQDWCVENQRCGVQRIPTPRVPITPNDVHHLLLLLHAKASRLDQDACLQSVHKIQRLGAESQRNMRCLVDNGAPTALASAFHAFANANDSVERNGDVSVLRQILSALNSMFSTQLEEEAIQHLGSPPSLRCIVSFLRRQDLSMKENSIVALKHLLSFGHHQHLEALVQIEGIHQLLLQFLNPRIFSPTIVKASLAVVWYLVSSSSPCTHKMRLKFIELGMVCVVLDILVDSERSLCEKGLGVLDSLCACEEGREKAYGNALAIPLLVKKLLRVSSLGSDHSVCAIWRLCKFGEEMVVVEALQVGAFQKLLLVLQVGCADETKEKATQLLKLLNPYRDAAKKCIDSDFNNLKTSI is encoded by the coding sequence ATGGTTGTGGGTTGGAGAAGACTGAGAAGAGGGAAAAAGAACAAGGagaagaaggaagagaaggtggaggaggaggtggtgaCTCCCAACCACTTCCAGTGCCCAATTTCTCTCGAGTTGATGAAAGACCCCGTCACGCTCTGCACTGGCATTACCTACGATCGACAATCCATAGAAACGTGGTTTGACCAAGGTCGTTTCACATGCCCCCTCACCAACCACCTCCTCTCCAACTTCGACCTCATTCCCAACCACACTCTCAGGATCATCATCCAAGACTGGTGCGTGGAGAATCAACGCTGTGGCGTTCAGAGAATCCCAACCCCCAGAGTACCCATCACCCCCAACGACGTCCACCACCTTCTTCTCCTTCTGCATGCCAAGGCCTCGCGTCTCGACCAAGACGCGTGCCTTCAATCGGTGCACAAGATTCAGAGGTTGGGTGCAGAGAGCCAGAGAAACATGCGTTGTTTGGTGGATAACGGAGCACCCACTGCATTAGCCTCCGCTTTTCATGCATTTGCCAATGCTAATGACTCCGTGGAGAGGAATGGTGATGTGAGCGTGCTTCGTCAGATCTTGTCGGCTCTCAACTCCATGTTTTCAACCCAATTGGAAGAAGAAGCCATCCAACATTTGGGGTCTCCACCTTCTTTACGTTGTATTGTGTCTTTTCTGAGACGACAGGATCTCTCCATGAAAGAGAACTCAATCGTCGCACTCAAACACCTTCTTTCTTTTGGTCATCATCAGCACCTGGAGGCCTTGGTGCAAATTGAAGGAATTCATCAACTTTTGCTCCAATTTCTTAACCCAAGAATCTTTAGTCCCACCATTGTTAAAGCTTCCTTGGCGGTGGTTTGGTATTTGGTTTCGTCCTCCTCTCCTTGTACCCACAAAATGAGATTGAAGTTTATTGAATTGGGCATGGTTTGTGTGGTGCTGGACATTCTGGTTGACTCCGAAAGGAGCCTCTGTGAGAAGGGTCTGGGTGTTCTTGACTCCCTCTGCGCTTGTGAAGAAGGAAGAGAAAAGGCTTATGGCAACGCGTTGGCGATTCCTCTTCTGGTGAAGAAGCTGTTGCGAGTTTCGTCGTTGGGCTCGGATCACTCTGTTTGTGCCATTTGGAGGCTGTGCAAATTTGGAGAAGAGATGGTTGTGGTGGAGGCTCTGCAAGTGGGTGCCTTTCAGAAGCTTTTGCTGGTATTGCAAGTGGGTTGTGCTGATGAGACGAAGGAGAAAGCAACCCAACTTCTCAAATTGCTAAATCCTTACAGGGACGCCGCTAAAAAATGCATCGATTCCGATTTCAACAACCTTAAAACATCAATTTAA
- the LOC137813062 gene encoding UV-B-induced protein At3g17800, chloroplastic-like, with translation MDVALAVLRSPAIVFGRPINASASPRLGSTFMFSRKLCFTSLSIPKQGRRRGFVVRAASSSSSPESSESDATSKIAPLQLESPVGQFLSQILVNHPHLVPAAVDQQLEQLQTDRDADQQKEEPSASGTDLVLYRRIAEVKANERRKALEEILYALVVQKFMDANISLTPSVTPDISGKVDLWPSEDGKLEKLHSHEAYEMIENHLSLILGNKVGDLTSIAEISKFRVGQVYAASVMYGYFLKRVDQRFQLEKTVKVLTNETEEENSFHQTTMDNARPGVEEDTSQGTSHPEVFNWPGGDVSPGGVGYGVKATRLRNYVMSFDGDTLQRYATIRSKEAVSIIEKHTEALFGRPEIVVTPEGAVSKDENVKISFGGLQKLVLEAVTFGSFLWDVESYVDARYHFVMS, from the exons ATGGACGTCGCACTCGCTGTTCTCCGCTCTCCGGCGATCGTCTTCGGAAGACCGATCAACGCCTCCGCCTCTCCTCGCCTCGGTTCCACTTTTATGTTTTCCAGAAAG TTATGCTTCACTTCGCTTTCTATCCCCAAGCAAGGTCGTAGACGAGGGTTTGTAGTTAGAGCTGCGTCGTCATCGTCATCTCCCGAGTCATCTGAATCAGATGCCACTTCCAAGATTGCTCCTCTTCAGTTAGAGTCTCCAGTTGGGCAGTTTCTTTCTCAGATTTTGGTAAATCACCCGCATCTTGTGCCTGCTGCCGTAGACCAGCAGCTTGAGCAGCTCCAGACTGACCGCGATGCTGATCAGCAGAAGGAAGAGCCTTCTGCTTCAGGCACAGATTTGGTATTGTACAG GAGGATTGCCGAGGTGAAGGCTAATGAAAGGAGGAAAGCTCTCGAAGAGATCCTGTACGCATTGGTGGTGCAGAAGTTCATGGATGCTAATATTTCTTTGACACCCTCTGTAACCCCAGATATCTCTGGTAAGGTTGATTTGTGGCCAAGTGAGGATGGTAAACTTGAGAAGCTTCATTCACATGAAGCATACGAAATGATTGAAAACCACCTGAGCCTCATTCTGGGTAACAAAGTAGGAGATTTAACATCCATAGCTGAAATCAGCAAATTCAGGGTAGGGCAGGTCTATGCAGCATCAGTGATGTATGGTTATTTTCTTAAGCGAGTTGACCAAAGGTTCCAGCTGGAGAAGACAGTGAAAGTTCTTACAAATGAAACAGAAGAAGAGAATAGCTTTCACCAAACTACGATGGACAATGCAAGACCTGGTGTTGAAGAGGACACTTCTCAAGGGACGTCCCATCCTGAAGTATTTAACTGGCCTGGTGGGGACGTGAGTCCTGGTGGAGTTGGCTATGGTGTAAAGGCTACCAGATTGCGCAACTATGTGATGTCCTTTGATGGAGATACCCTGCAAAGATATGCAACAATTAGATCCAAAGAGGCTGTCAGCATCATTGAGAAGCACACAGAGGCCTTGTTTGGAAGACCTGAAATTGTTGTAACACCTGAGGGGGCAGTCTCTAAGGATGAAAACGTCAAAATTAGCTTTGGTGGTTTACAGAAACTTGTCTTAGAGGCTGTGACTTTTGGTTCTTTTCTCTGGGATGTGGAGAGCTACGTGGACGCAAGGTACCATTTTGTGATGAGCTGA